A region of Treponema sp. J25 DNA encodes the following proteins:
- a CDS encoding FliI/YscN family ATPase codes for MAATESIIEKYLEATERLDPIKCIGRVIRVQGLLIESRGPQAIIGELCRIDVPKGRGVIQAEVVGLRGETVQLMAFEDTTGIEVGNRVVATGELLSVPVSKKLLGRVLDALGRPTDGKGAIEATHSYPAIAEPPDPIKRKRITQQVATGVRVIDGLLPVGKGQRLGIFAGSGVGKSTLLGMIARNTSADVNVVALIGERGREVNDFIENDLGPEGLARSVIVVSPSSAPPLARLRGAYVATAIAEYFRDQGLDVMLLFDSVTRFARAQREIGLAIGEPPATRGYTPSVFDSMPRLLERCGTSEKGTITGFYTILVEGDDMDEPIADTVRGILDGHIVLSRRLAQQNHYPAVDVLASVSRLAPVLAGPVTKKAAGYIRRLLATYAEAEDLINVGAYKMGSNPGIDEAIAKKASIDEFLIQGIEEKSSLSETLSFLGKVAGMEIPDLEKGRF; via the coding sequence ATGGCGGCAACCGAATCAATTATTGAAAAATACCTAGAGGCTACAGAACGACTTGATCCCATTAAATGTATTGGTCGGGTTATCCGGGTCCAGGGCCTTTTGATAGAAAGCCGGGGGCCTCAGGCAATTATTGGCGAACTCTGCCGCATCGATGTACCGAAAGGGCGGGGGGTTATTCAGGCGGAGGTGGTAGGCCTGCGGGGCGAGACGGTCCAACTCATGGCCTTTGAGGATACCACCGGCATCGAGGTGGGCAATCGGGTGGTGGCAACGGGGGAACTCCTTTCTGTGCCTGTTTCCAAGAAACTCCTTGGCAGGGTGCTGGATGCCCTGGGGCGGCCCACCGATGGGAAAGGAGCTATCGAAGCGACCCATTCATATCCCGCTATCGCAGAACCTCCAGACCCGATTAAACGGAAGCGGATTACCCAGCAGGTTGCGACGGGCGTCCGGGTAATTGATGGTCTTTTACCGGTAGGAAAGGGGCAGCGGCTAGGGATCTTTGCGGGCTCCGGGGTGGGAAAGTCTACCCTCCTCGGTATGATTGCCCGCAATACCAGCGCGGATGTAAACGTGGTGGCCCTTATCGGTGAGCGGGGCCGCGAGGTAAACGATTTTATAGAAAACGATCTGGGACCGGAAGGCCTTGCCCGTTCGGTTATTGTGGTTTCCCCTTCGAGTGCCCCTCCCCTTGCCCGGCTCCGGGGGGCTTACGTGGCCACCGCCATTGCCGAGTATTTTCGGGATCAGGGGCTTGATGTGATGCTCCTTTTTGATTCGGTAACCCGTTTTGCCCGGGCCCAGCGGGAAATTGGTCTTGCCATTGGGGAACCCCCCGCAACCCGGGGCTATACCCCCAGTGTGTTCGATTCCATGCCCCGGCTCCTGGAACGTTGTGGAACCTCCGAAAAGGGAACCATCACCGGCTTTTATACGATCCTTGTGGAAGGGGACGACATGGATGAACCCATCGCCGACACGGTGCGGGGAATCTTAGATGGCCACATTGTGCTTTCCCGGCGGCTTGCCCAGCAAAATCACTATCCGGCGGTGGATGTCCTTGCCAGTGTGTCCCGGCTTGCGCCGGTATTGGCCGGGCCGGTAACCAAAAAAGCCGCCGGTTATATCCGACGCCTCCTGGCAACCTATGCAGAGGCGGAGGACCTTATCAATGTGGGGGCCTACAAGATGGGGAGCAACCCCGGTATCGACGAAGCAATAGCAAAAAAAGCTTCCATCGATGAGTTCCTTATCCAGGGAATTGAAGAAAAATCGTCCCTTTCCGAGACCCTTTCCTTTTTAGGGAAGGTGGCAGGGATGGAAATTCCCGACCTTGAAAAGGGACGGTTTTGA
- the fliJ gene encoding flagellar export protein FliJ: MKRFRFNLEKLLELRRFAEEEAERELARAIGELSELERRLASLAEERVQVARERFSHPHSVAELRHLELYLLRLDQQKEKLLEAMAIASQNVERARQNYLEASRDKRVVEKLKEKKHSQYRKELFKEETRLLDDLGGRKRPLLSDAPEERSL, from the coding sequence TTGAAACGTTTTCGCTTTAATCTTGAAAAACTTCTGGAACTTCGCCGCTTTGCCGAGGAAGAGGCCGAACGGGAACTCGCCCGGGCTATTGGAGAACTTTCTGAATTGGAACGGCGGCTTGCTTCCCTGGCGGAAGAACGGGTTCAGGTGGCCCGGGAACGGTTTTCCCATCCCCATTCGGTGGCAGAGCTGCGCCATCTGGAATTATACTTGTTACGATTAGATCAACAGAAGGAAAAACTCCTGGAAGCCATGGCGATTGCATCCCAGAACGTTGAACGGGCTCGCCAGAATTACCTGGAGGCGAGTCGGGATAAACGGGTGGTAGAAAAACTTAAAGAAAAAAAACATTCCCAGTACAGGAAAGAACTTTTCAAAGAAGAAACCCGGCTCCTCGATGACCTCGGGGGAAGGAAAAGACCCCTCCTTTCTGATGCCCCTGAAGAAAGGAGCTTGTGA
- a CDS encoding nucleoside kinase, which translates to MNNEITIQFANGTEIRSPYGTRVESLLEYFEPSDVPIVAAKANNEVVALSHRLEINVRLEPVTLRDPEGVVMYRRSLSFLLALAARDVFPNRNLYVGHSLGHSYYYSFGDEQPPTAEEIDRLEKTMKALVAEDIPIRFFYLSYADALRYFTETGQTDTALLLEQRSEALVPVNECRGFMDLCIAPLLPRTGLMEVFGLLPYEQGLLLRYPPAGWPLKLAELEQNTKLFAVYKEYKKWGRIVGVHAVGNLNTLVANRKIKDFIQIAEAFQAKKLAEIADQIYERQDKVKMVLIAGPSSSGKTTTAKRLAIQLKVLGIDPIPISLDDYYVNHDKTPLDEEGKPDYECLEALDVEYLNEQLLALFQGEEVEIPSYDFKSGMRRAGGRKIKMGNRSMLIVEGIHGLNDRLTPHIPREQKFKLYVSALTQLNLDDHNRVSTSDNRLIRRMVRDYQFRGNSAQGTLRMWPSVQRGEKKHIFPFQESADVAFNSALDYELSVLKVYAEPLLRSIKPTMPEYGEAVRLLSFLENFAPIPSHYVPGQSILREFIGESEFKY; encoded by the coding sequence ATGAATAATGAAATCACCATCCAATTTGCAAATGGCACAGAAATACGAAGCCCCTATGGGACCCGTGTAGAAAGCCTCCTTGAATATTTTGAACCCAGCGATGTCCCCATTGTGGCCGCCAAGGCAAACAATGAAGTGGTGGCCCTTTCCCATCGCCTTGAGATAAATGTCCGGCTTGAACCGGTAACCCTGCGGGATCCCGAGGGGGTAGTAATGTATCGCCGTTCCCTCTCGTTCCTCCTCGCCCTTGCGGCACGGGATGTGTTCCCTAATCGAAACCTGTATGTAGGGCATTCCCTGGGACACAGCTACTACTACAGCTTTGGGGATGAACAGCCCCCCACCGCAGAAGAAATCGATCGTCTTGAAAAAACCATGAAGGCCCTTGTGGCTGAGGATATTCCTATCCGTTTCTTTTACCTCTCCTATGCGGATGCCCTCCGGTACTTTACGGAAACGGGACAAACCGATACGGCCCTGCTTCTGGAACAGCGCAGTGAAGCCCTGGTTCCCGTCAATGAATGTCGGGGCTTCATGGATCTCTGTATCGCCCCCTTGCTCCCCCGGACGGGGCTCATGGAAGTGTTTGGGCTCCTCCCCTATGAACAGGGCTTATTACTCCGGTACCCCCCTGCCGGGTGGCCCCTGAAACTGGCTGAACTAGAACAAAACACCAAACTCTTTGCGGTGTATAAAGAATATAAAAAATGGGGTCGTATTGTGGGGGTCCACGCGGTAGGAAACCTGAACACCCTGGTAGCCAACAGAAAGATAAAGGACTTTATTCAAATTGCCGAGGCCTTCCAGGCAAAGAAACTTGCAGAAATCGCAGACCAAATTTACGAGCGTCAGGACAAAGTAAAAATGGTGCTCATTGCGGGGCCTTCAAGTTCGGGGAAAACCACCACCGCCAAGCGCCTGGCCATTCAGTTGAAGGTGCTTGGTATTGATCCCATCCCTATCAGTCTTGATGATTATTACGTAAACCATGACAAAACACCCCTCGATGAAGAAGGGAAACCCGATTACGAGTGCCTTGAGGCCCTGGATGTGGAATACCTTAACGAACAGCTCCTGGCACTCTTCCAGGGTGAGGAAGTAGAGATTCCCTCCTACGATTTTAAGAGCGGCATGCGTCGGGCCGGGGGACGAAAAATCAAGATGGGAAACCGTTCCATGCTGATCGTGGAAGGAATTCACGGCTTAAATGACCGACTTACCCCCCACATTCCCCGGGAACAGAAATTTAAATTGTATGTTTCGGCCCTTACCCAACTTAATCTAGACGACCATAACCGGGTATCTACCAGCGATAACCGTCTTATCCGTCGAATGGTCCGGGACTACCAGTTCCGGGGTAACTCCGCCCAGGGGACCCTGCGTATGTGGCCCAGTGTTCAACGGGGAGAAAAAAAGCATATCTTCCCTTTCCAGGAAAGTGCCGATGTGGCCTTTAACTCTGCCCTGGATTATGAGCTTTCAGTTCTGAAAGTATACGCAGAACCCCTCCTGCGGTCGATAAAACCCACCATGCCCGAATATGGAGAGGCGGTTCGGCTTCTATCGTTTCTGGAAAATTTTGCGCCCATTCCCAGCCATTACGTTCCAGGACAAAGCATCCTGAGGGAATTCATTGGGGAAAGCGAGTTTAAGTATTAA
- the amrA gene encoding AmmeMemoRadiSam system protein A, with translation MQLSPVEKTYLLALARRTIERALQRQAVHIPVQEILPYPADLVSQVSAGASALKTPSGAFVTLEKGKALRGCIGRMVAVRPLEETVRDMALEAAFEDPRFPPLSEEELPRCSIEISVLSPLERCDNPKDVVVGHHGLYLIHRGRAGVLLPQVPVEQGWNREEFLDYLCRKAGLPPGSYQEPGAELYTFTATVFSEV, from the coding sequence ATGCAACTCTCTCCGGTAGAGAAAACCTATTTGCTGGCCCTGGCCCGCAGGACCATCGAACGGGCCCTCCAGCGCCAGGCGGTGCATATCCCCGTACAGGAAATTCTCCCCTATCCGGCGGACCTTGTTTCACAGGTTTCCGCAGGGGCCTCTGCTTTGAAAACCCCCTCTGGGGCCTTTGTAACCCTCGAAAAGGGAAAGGCCCTCCGGGGCTGTATCGGCCGGATGGTAGCGGTCCGGCCCCTTGAGGAAACCGTGCGGGACATGGCCCTAGAGGCCGCCTTTGAAGATCCCCGATTCCCGCCCTTGAGTGAAGAAGAACTCCCCCGATGTAGCATCGAAATTTCGGTCCTTTCTCCCCTTGAGCGCTGCGACAACCCGAAGGATGTGGTGGTGGGTCATCATGGGCTCTACCTGATACATCGGGGCCGGGCGGGGGTTTTGCTCCCCCAGGTTCCCGTAGAGCAAGGATGGAATCGAGAGGAATTTTTAGACTACCTCTGTCGCAAGGCAGGCCTTCCACCGGGGTCCTATCAAGAGCCGGGAGCGGAACTGTATACCTTTACCGCCACGGTGTTCAGTGAAGTTTAA
- the gnd gene encoding decarboxylating NADP(+)-dependent phosphogluconate dehydrogenase — protein MQADIGLVGLAVMGENLVLNMERHGYRVAVYNRTVEKVDAFVKTRGKDKNILPAHSPQELVSLLTRPRRIMMMVKAGPAVDETIQQILPYLEAGDILIDGGNSHYVDTERRLKDLSARGIRYVGMGVSGGEEGALNGPSLMPGGDETAWPHIGGIFQSIAAQVEGSPCCDWIGPGGSGHFVKMVHNGIEYGDMQLIAEVYQILRDRLGLSADEMAPIFDEWNRGNLSSYLIEITSHILRYKDEDGQPLVDKILDAAGQKGTGKWTGMSALEWGVPLTLITEAVFARSLSARRDDRLEAASLLGVPSIQRFEGPLQPYLDEVALTLYAAKIVSYAQGFLLLQEASRSSGWNLNLGAIAMLWRGGCIIRSRFLGKIKEAYDRNLSLSNLILDPYFADQLRNAEGAWRRIVADALMQGIPVPALASGLSWYDGFRTTRLPANLIQAQRDYFGAHTYERVDTPRGTFFHTQWTTNS, from the coding sequence ATGCAGGCTGATATTGGATTAGTAGGTCTCGCGGTCATGGGGGAAAACCTGGTACTCAATATGGAACGGCACGGTTATAGGGTGGCGGTGTATAACCGGACCGTCGAAAAGGTTGATGCTTTTGTGAAAACCCGGGGAAAGGACAAAAACATCCTTCCTGCCCATAGTCCGCAGGAACTGGTATCTCTTCTTACCCGTCCTCGGCGGATTATGATGATGGTGAAGGCGGGACCGGCGGTGGACGAAACAATACAGCAAATTCTTCCCTATCTTGAGGCGGGGGATATTCTTATTGACGGCGGTAATTCCCATTATGTGGATACGGAACGGCGGCTCAAGGATCTTTCTGCTCGGGGAATCCGATATGTCGGTATGGGGGTTTCCGGTGGCGAGGAGGGGGCCTTGAATGGACCTTCCCTTATGCCCGGCGGAGACGAGACGGCTTGGCCTCATATAGGGGGGATATTTCAGTCCATTGCAGCCCAGGTTGAGGGGAGCCCCTGCTGCGACTGGATTGGCCCAGGTGGATCCGGCCATTTTGTGAAGATGGTGCATAACGGGATTGAATATGGGGACATGCAGCTTATCGCCGAAGTTTACCAGATATTGCGGGATCGACTGGGCCTTTCGGCGGATGAAATGGCGCCGATTTTTGATGAGTGGAATAGGGGGAACCTTTCAAGCTATTTAATTGAAATTACATCCCATATTCTGCGATATAAAGATGAGGATGGCCAGCCCCTGGTTGATAAGATTCTTGATGCGGCGGGACAAAAGGGAACCGGAAAATGGACGGGTATGAGCGCCCTGGAATGGGGAGTTCCCCTTACCCTGATTACTGAGGCAGTATTTGCCCGATCCCTTTCTGCCCGAAGAGATGACCGGCTAGAGGCCGCTTCGCTGTTGGGCGTCCCCTCTATCCAGCGGTTTGAAGGCCCCCTTCAACCCTACCTTGATGAGGTAGCACTAACCCTGTATGCCGCAAAGATAGTTTCTTATGCGCAGGGCTTCCTTCTCTTGCAAGAAGCATCCCGCAGTTCGGGCTGGAATTTAAACCTCGGGGCCATTGCGATGCTCTGGCGGGGAGGCTGTATCATCCGTTCCCGCTTCTTAGGAAAAATAAAAGAGGCCTATGATCGTAATCTATCGCTATCAAACCTGATTCTGGATCCCTACTTTGCAGACCAGCTTCGTAATGCGGAAGGGGCCTGGCGCCGGATTGTGGCGGATGCGCTGATGCAGGGAATCCCTGTGCCTGCCCTTGCCTCCGGTCTTTCCTGGTATGATGGTTTTCGAACCACCCGATTGCCGGCAAACCTTATTCAGGCCCAGCGGGACTATTTTGGGGCCCATACCTATGAACGGGTGGATACGCCCCGCGGAACCTTCTTCCATACCCAGTGGACCACGAACTCCTGA
- the amrS gene encoding AmmeMemoRadiSam system radical SAM enzyme: MQKGRFFTREDNQRIRCTLCPHQCTLKQGTFGLCKVRQGGEEGIDLPYYGALSSLAVDPIEKKPLYHFRPGTSIFSVGFVGCNLRCPFCQNWEISQGTEIPLRFLSPAQLCEKAEESHTGAIAYTYSEPLVHAEYLLDSMTEAHRRGLANVLVTNGCIQEKPAREILRLVDATNVDLKSFSSQTYSTILGGDLDAVRRFISLAHEMGVHTEITTLVVPGINDTEEELLAIAEWIGRLSPHIPWHLSAYHPAYRYQAPPTSGTFLFSIATGAQKILRYVYVGNLWTNSNNTRCPVCGALVIERHNYHTRLVALEKIPPADGEEGFHGSYRCASCKAPLPIYY; encoded by the coding sequence ATGCAGAAGGGGCGCTTCTTTACCAGAGAAGACAACCAACGGATCCGCTGTACACTCTGTCCCCACCAGTGTACCCTGAAGCAAGGGACCTTTGGGCTCTGTAAGGTTCGACAGGGAGGAGAAGAAGGAATCGACCTTCCCTACTACGGGGCCCTTTCTTCTCTTGCGGTGGATCCCATTGAAAAAAAGCCCCTTTATCATTTTCGCCCCGGCACCTCTATCTTTTCAGTAGGTTTTGTAGGATGCAACCTCCGCTGTCCCTTCTGTCAGAACTGGGAAATATCGCAAGGGACGGAGATCCCCCTTCGTTTTCTTTCCCCCGCCCAACTCTGTGAGAAGGCAGAAGAAAGCCACACCGGGGCCATCGCCTACACCTATTCGGAACCCCTGGTTCATGCCGAATACCTATTAGACAGCATGACAGAAGCCCACCGACGGGGGCTCGCCAATGTGCTTGTAACCAATGGATGTATTCAGGAAAAGCCGGCCCGGGAAATTCTCCGTCTTGTGGATGCTACTAATGTGGATTTAAAAAGTTTTTCCAGTCAGACCTATAGCACCATTCTCGGCGGCGACCTGGATGCGGTCCGCCGTTTTATCTCCCTTGCTCATGAAATGGGGGTACACACCGAAATAACCACCCTGGTGGTTCCCGGCATAAACGATACTGAGGAAGAACTCCTTGCCATAGCTGAATGGATAGGCCGGCTCTCTCCCCACATCCCCTGGCATCTTTCGGCATACCATCCCGCCTATCGCTACCAGGCTCCTCCTACCTCAGGGACCTTTCTCTTTTCCATCGCCACCGGGGCACAAAAAATCCTCCGCTACGTGTACGTGGGAAATCTCTGGACCAACTCCAACAATACCCGCTGTCCCGTCTGCGGAGCCCTGGTCATCGAACGCCACAACTACCATACTCGTCTTGTGGCTCTGGAAAAGATACCACCCGCCGATGGGGAAGAGGGCTTCCATGGCTCCTATCGCTGCGCCTCCTGCAAGGCACCCCTTCCTATCTATTATTGA
- the nudC gene encoding NAD(+) diphosphatase — protein sequence MLQEEPLCFVFLEDKRLWYPASSSVWDAVAGLTPGDVAFLRGMVTPVAIPLHFSVSPQEHGGPASHIIGKGSGASSKQALCFLVQESHMPPAMQEGRILPIRTLLAELHGSDTDVLSRFLRIFHLFQWLDVSRYCGRCGAQNELAPDEMARLCPVCGRREYPRISPAVMVAVTDDEGRLLLAHNAHFRAGLYSVIAGFVEAGETLEAAAAREVLEETGIVIDSIQYVASQSWPFPDSLMVGFTAHARTTTIQVDNREILDARFYRPEELPDIPLPGSLSRMLIEHWLAQHTDRSPYHQ from the coding sequence ATGCTTCAAGAAGAACCTCTGTGTTTTGTATTCCTCGAAGATAAACGACTATGGTATCCTGCTTCTTCGTCGGTATGGGATGCGGTAGCGGGGCTTACGCCAGGGGACGTGGCCTTTCTTCGTGGAATGGTGACTCCTGTGGCTATTCCGCTTCACTTTTCAGTATCACCTCAGGAGCATGGGGGGCCCGCCAGCCATATCATTGGGAAGGGAAGTGGGGCTTCCTCTAAACAGGCCTTGTGTTTTCTGGTGCAGGAATCTCATATGCCCCCCGCAATGCAGGAGGGGCGGATCCTCCCTATTCGGACGCTCCTTGCGGAACTTCACGGTTCAGACACCGATGTTCTTTCCCGTTTTTTACGGATCTTTCATTTGTTTCAGTGGCTGGATGTATCCCGCTATTGCGGTCGTTGTGGCGCTCAGAACGAGCTTGCCCCGGACGAGATGGCCCGACTCTGTCCTGTCTGTGGTAGACGAGAGTACCCTCGTATTTCACCGGCCGTTATGGTTGCGGTCACGGACGATGAGGGGCGCCTCCTTTTGGCCCACAATGCCCATTTTCGAGCGGGCCTGTACAGTGTGATTGCCGGCTTTGTGGAAGCGGGCGAAACGCTGGAGGCCGCCGCCGCTCGGGAAGTTCTGGAAGAAACGGGGATTGTTATTGATAGCATCCAGTATGTGGCAAGCCAGAGCTGGCCCTTCCCCGATTCTCTTATGGTGGGATTTACCGCCCATGCCAGGACCACCACCATCCAGGTGGATAACCGGGAGATCCTGGATGCCCGCTTCTATCGACCTGAGGAATTGCCCGACATACCCCTACCGGGGTCCCTTTCCCGGATGCTCATTGAGCATTGGCTGGCCCAGCATACAGATCGTTCCCCTTATCATCAATAA